From the genome of Danio rerio strain Tuebingen ecotype United States chromosome 2, GRCz12tu, whole genome shotgun sequence, one region includes:
- the LOC141378182 gene encoding uncharacterized protein: MRDATCVSLDLFFCCYTSQMMGDLLQSNRSFLEVSWGQHDPSVWTDGYSAVMEKNYTYFPPTEELYTMQSGSIQGERISLDSYRPLYMQSRELCMSFNELGFTCQWLEASTYGTTCKKTYCTMKELICHLTAEHVNVSGESNYVCLWNDCSRQRTPFKAKYKLINHLRVHTGEKPFLCSFGCGKEFARAENLKIHERTHTGEKPFRCPFEACERRFANSSDKQKHIRVHAPGKQYMCMCCNKTYSHASSLRKHTKAHVIESTQRCNYDHQYEDPTFFK, translated from the exons ATGATGGGGGATCTTCTGCAGTCCAACAGGAGCTTTCTTGAAGTTTCTTGGGGCCAGCATGACCCTTCAGTCTGGACAGATGGCTACTCTGCAGTCatggaaaaaaattatacatactTTCCACCCACAGAAGAGCTTTACACCATGCAGAGTGGATCAATACAAGGAGAAAGAATAAGTCTAGACTCTTATAGACCACTTTATATGCAGTCTAGAGAGCTCTGTATGAGCTTCAATGAGTTGGGGTTCACTTGCCAGTGGCTGGAAGCATCAACATATGGGACAACCTGTAAGAAAACCTACTGCACAATGAAGGAGCTCATCTGCCATCTGACGGCGGAGCATGTTAATGTGTCCGGAGAATCCAATTATGTGTGTTTATGGAACGATTGCTCCCGTCAAAGGACTCCATTTAAGGCCAAGTACAAACTGATCAATCATTTAAGGGTCCACACGGGAGAAAAGCCCTTTCTCTGTTCCTTCGGATGTGGGAAGGAGTTTGCCAGAGCGGAAAACTTGAAGATTCATGAAAGGACACATACAG GTGAAAAACCTTTCAGATGCCCTTTTGAGGCCTGTGAAAGGAGGTTTGCAAACAGCAGTGATAAACAAAAGCACATACGTGTTCATGCACCTGGCAAACAATATATGTGCATGTGCTGCAATAAGACATACTCTCATGCCAGCTCCCTCAGAAAACACACAAAG GCTCACGTCATAGAATCAACACAACGCTGCAATTATGACCACCAATATGAAgatccaacattttttaaataa